Within Mongoliitalea daihaiensis, the genomic segment GATTGAGCTACGAGCATGGACCTATCTTTGTTGTATCAAATTTAAAAAACGAAGACCATGAGCACAAAACCAATGACCTTTAATGATTTAATCAACTCAGACCAACCAGTTTTGGTGGATTTTTTTGCTACCTGGTGTGGTCCTTGCCAAATGATGCAGCCAATTCTTCAAGATACCGCCCGCCAATTGGGAGAGCGTGTTAAGATTGTAAAAGTAGATGTTGACAAAAACCCCTACGCTGCAAGCACATATCAAGTAAGAGGAGTGCCTACCTTGATCTTATTTCAAAATGGAAAAGTTTTGTGGAGACAGTCGGGAGTAGTGCCTGCCCATCAATTGGTAAAAGTTGTAGAAGAAAATACCGCCGTTAAGGCATAAATTGAAAT encodes:
- the trxA gene encoding thioredoxin; this translates as MSTKPMTFNDLINSDQPVLVDFFATWCGPCQMMQPILQDTARQLGERVKIVKVDVDKNPYAASTYQVRGVPTLILFQNGKVLWRQSGVVPAHQLVKVVEENTAVKA